A genomic segment from Luteibacter aegosomatis encodes:
- a CDS encoding GTPase — protein sequence MSRRFRLLTAAIGIAALAWLLLSILERAMSTAQRFMTLPLGIRWLIGAILAVILCGGLGVVAYWLRPRRDRPRAVAPDRGSIEARIGALRERHADAENLLTELDELDRRRESRRIHIALFGEISVGKSALIAALVPDAHVVSDARGGTTKTVTLHDGPSPTGDTWTIADVPGSAEAGGEAHERIARDEALRAHAVVYVCAGDLTRTQATELRWLGYFGKPLVLVVNKADQWTDGERDAILARVRQHADDMPDAVVATSAGGDERFTRRLPDGTVEEVRRARKPEVRDLRAALERLVAPGVDALETQREQAVLARLHERTSESEAAFREEEAERIVTRHARRAIVGAMAAVAPGTDLIVQGALAASLARDLATLYGVKVSDIEIEALLREARMTVRTGTSVVLAVAGNALKAFPGLGTLGGGVLHAFAYALIFDSLGRALATTLAEHHRLDGAEAGRRLRDLLAEGSASRLGRLTDLTREALRDRRGER from the coding sequence ATGTCACGCCGATTCCGTCTCTTGACCGCCGCCATCGGCATCGCCGCGCTCGCGTGGCTGCTGCTATCGATCCTCGAACGCGCGATGTCGACGGCACAGCGCTTCATGACCCTGCCCCTCGGTATCCGCTGGCTGATCGGCGCGATCCTGGCGGTCATTCTTTGCGGCGGACTGGGGGTGGTCGCGTATTGGTTGCGCCCGCGTCGCGACCGCCCTCGGGCGGTCGCCCCGGACCGGGGGTCGATCGAGGCGCGGATCGGCGCGCTGCGCGAACGACACGCCGACGCTGAGAATCTTCTTACCGAACTCGACGAACTCGACCGCCGCCGTGAAAGTCGGCGCATCCATATTGCGCTGTTCGGCGAAATCTCCGTCGGCAAATCGGCACTCATCGCGGCGCTGGTTCCCGATGCCCACGTCGTCAGCGATGCCCGCGGCGGCACGACGAAGACCGTCACGCTCCATGACGGCCCCTCTCCCACGGGCGACACCTGGACGATCGCCGACGTACCCGGATCGGCCGAGGCCGGTGGCGAGGCGCATGAACGCATCGCCCGCGACGAAGCCCTGCGCGCGCATGCGGTGGTCTACGTCTGCGCCGGCGACCTCACCCGCACCCAGGCGACGGAACTGCGCTGGCTGGGGTATTTCGGCAAACCGCTGGTGTTGGTCGTGAACAAGGCCGACCAATGGACCGACGGCGAGCGCGACGCCATCCTCGCCCGTGTCCGCCAGCACGCCGACGACATGCCCGATGCGGTGGTGGCGACGAGCGCGGGGGGTGACGAACGTTTCACCCGCCGCCTTCCCGACGGCACGGTGGAAGAGGTACGCCGGGCGCGAAAACCCGAGGTCCGCGACCTGCGCGCGGCGCTGGAACGTCTCGTGGCCCCCGGCGTCGATGCCCTGGAAACGCAACGCGAGCAGGCGGTGCTCGCCCGTCTCCACGAACGCACGAGCGAAAGCGAGGCGGCCTTCCGCGAGGAAGAAGCCGAGCGCATCGTGACGCGCCATGCACGGCGCGCCATCGTCGGGGCCATGGCGGCCGTGGCCCCGGGCACCGACCTGATCGTGCAGGGTGCCCTTGCCGCCAGCCTCGCCCGCGACCTGGCCACGCTCTACGGCGTGAAGGTGAGCGACATCGAAATCGAGGCCCTGCTGCGCGAGGCGCGCATGACGGTGCGCACCGGCACCTCGGTGGTACTCGCGGTGGCGGGCAACGCATTGAAGGCCTTTCCCGGTCTGGGCACGCTCGGCGGGGGCGTCCTCCACGCCTTCGCCTACGCGCTCATCTTCGACAGCCTGGGTCGTGCCCTCGCCACCACGCTGGCCGAACACCACCGGCTCGACGGCGCCGAAGCCGGGCGGCGCCTGCGCGACCTGCTCGCGGAAGGCTCGGCCTCGCGTCTTGGCCGGCTCACCGACCTCACCCGCGAGGCTCTGCGGGATCGGCGGGGCGAACGATGA
- a CDS encoding YceI family protein: MTIRRLSALAFALALPMAASAADYKVGPGSTLGFSGKFQGQQFDGSFGKFDAAISYDPANLAASKFDVTVDVATAKTGDGDRDGALPGSDFFDAAKFPKAHYVTTGFTKDAKGNVVANGNLTLHGITKPVALKVVFDPAAGGARLSVTGTLKRLDFGVGGGEYKDTSTIADEVLVNGTLNLLPK, translated from the coding sequence ATGACGATCCGCCGCCTTTCCGCCCTCGCTTTCGCGCTGGCCCTGCCGATGGCCGCCTCCGCGGCCGACTACAAGGTCGGTCCCGGCAGCACGCTGGGCTTCAGCGGCAAGTTCCAGGGCCAGCAGTTCGACGGCAGCTTCGGCAAGTTCGACGCCGCCATCAGCTACGACCCGGCCAACCTCGCCGCCTCCAAATTCGACGTGACCGTCGACGTCGCCACGGCGAAGACCGGCGACGGCGATCGCGACGGCGCCCTGCCCGGTTCGGATTTCTTCGACGCGGCCAAGTTTCCCAAGGCGCACTACGTGACCACCGGCTTCACCAAGGACGCCAAGGGCAACGTGGTGGCCAACGGCAACCTCACGCTGCACGGCATCACCAAGCCGGTGGCGTTGAAAGTGGTGTTCGACCCCGCCGCCGGCGGCGCGCGCCTTTCGGTTACCGGCACGCTGAAGCGCCTGGACTTCGGCGTGGGCGGCGGCGAATACAAGGACACCTCGACCATCGCCGACGAGGTGTTGGTCAACGGCACGCTCAACCTGCTGCCGAAGTAA
- a CDS encoding YceI family protein translates to MSHARFFLPALLALAPLAAMAEPADYRLDPVHTQIVFNVEHNGFSRSFGRLKISEGSLRFDPDDWSKSSLQVTVNLDSLDMGDADWNKAVKGASLLDTARAATARYVSESVEKRSDTEGTVHGKFTLRGVTVPLDIPFRVNRVGRTIYGLHTVAGFSSSFTLDRTVFGMTSNRNSIGTEVTVWLEAEAIRGGEKPSPTTKEPTDAPTQ, encoded by the coding sequence ATGTCGCATGCACGGTTCTTCCTCCCCGCCTTGCTGGCACTGGCGCCCTTGGCCGCCATGGCCGAACCCGCCGACTACCGCCTCGACCCGGTGCATACGCAGATCGTGTTCAACGTGGAGCACAACGGTTTTTCACGCTCGTTCGGCCGCCTGAAGATCAGCGAAGGCTCGCTGCGCTTCGATCCGGACGACTGGTCGAAATCCTCGTTGCAGGTCACCGTGAACCTCGATTCGCTCGACATGGGCGACGCCGACTGGAACAAGGCCGTGAAGGGTGCCAGCCTGCTCGACACGGCGCGCGCCGCCACCGCGCGCTACGTCAGCGAATCGGTGGAAAAACGCAGCGATACCGAAGGCACGGTGCACGGCAAGTTCACCCTGCGCGGCGTCACGGTGCCGCTGGACATTCCCTTTCGCGTCAACCGCGTGGGCCGCACCATCTACGGCCTGCACACGGTGGCCGGCTTTTCCTCGAGCTTCACCCTCGACCGCACCGTCTTCGGCATGACGTCGAACCGAAATTCCATCGGCACCGAGGTCACCGTGTGGCTCGAGGCCGAAGCCATCCGCGGCGGCGAAAAGCCGTCCCCCACCACCAAGGAGCCCACCGATGCCCCTACGCAGTGA
- the lptG gene encoding LPS export ABC transporter permease LptG, translating into MSALTIKRADRLIGMSVLGTLLLVWLVLTGFDALTQFVRQLGNIGKNGFTLYDAIAYIMLTVPRRLYQMFSNAALIGGLLGLGGLAATGELTALRAAGMSKLRIAVSAAGVIAILTVGVVVMGETAAPYGDQHAQAIQVRMRSSNLGATSSGLWARDAGKIINAKSAIAVQDGDRTTVKLVDVRVFTFTPDGQVKEFSHGDSAIHDGNQWIMSKVRTTTLDDQGTHSTEQPTQTWISRLNPHVLEQSVIHPEYLSMSDLRRNMRYLEANGQNPGAYAVAFWGRALFAVNTLVLVLCAMPFAFGSLRSGGFGKRLFIGVILAIGWYFLQGAMVNFGTVYGLPPLLANLLPTTLLVVGALAYFRRFG; encoded by the coding sequence GTGAGCGCCCTGACGATCAAGCGCGCCGACCGGCTGATCGGCATGAGCGTGCTGGGCACGCTGCTGCTGGTATGGCTGGTGCTCACCGGCTTCGACGCCCTCACCCAGTTCGTGCGCCAGCTCGGCAACATCGGCAAGAACGGCTTCACGCTGTACGACGCCATCGCCTACATCATGCTGACGGTGCCGCGCCGCCTCTACCAGATGTTCAGCAACGCGGCGCTGATCGGCGGCCTGCTGGGTCTCGGCGGCCTGGCCGCCACCGGCGAGCTGACGGCGCTGCGCGCGGCGGGCATGTCCAAGTTGCGCATCGCCGTCTCCGCCGCCGGCGTGATCGCCATCCTCACCGTCGGCGTGGTGGTGATGGGCGAAACCGCGGCGCCTTACGGCGACCAGCATGCGCAGGCCATCCAGGTGCGCATGCGTTCGAGCAACCTCGGTGCCACCAGCAGCGGGCTGTGGGCCCGCGACGCGGGCAAGATCATCAATGCCAAGTCGGCCATCGCCGTGCAGGACGGCGATCGCACCACGGTGAAGCTGGTCGACGTGCGCGTGTTCACGTTCACGCCCGACGGGCAGGTGAAGGAGTTCTCGCACGGCGACAGCGCCATCCATGACGGCAACCAGTGGATCATGTCCAAGGTGCGCACCACCACGCTCGACGACCAGGGAACGCATTCCACCGAGCAACCCACGCAGACCTGGATATCGCGCCTGAACCCGCACGTGCTCGAGCAGTCGGTGATCCACCCCGAATACCTCTCGATGAGCGACCTCCGGCGCAACATGCGCTATCTGGAGGCGAACGGCCAGAATCCCGGCGCCTATGCCGTCGCCTTCTGGGGCCGCGCGCTGTTCGCCGTCAACACGCTGGTGCTGGTGCTGTGCGCCATGCCGTTCGCGTTCGGTTCGCTGCGTTCGGGCGGCTTCGGCAAGCGGCTTTTCATCGGCGTGATCCTCGCCATCGGCTGGTATTTCCTGCAGGGGGCGATGGTGAACTTCGGCACGGTGTACGGGTTGCCGCCGCTGCTGGCCAACCTCCTGCCGACGACGCTGCTCGTCGTGGGCGCGCTGGCGTATTTCCGACGGTTCGGCTGA
- the lptF gene encoding LPS export ABC transporter permease LptF, which yields MLSILDRYFLRELAYGIVATAVVLLVIFAGGAFATVLQKVANGSIQPSVMFEVLGLQMVDLLSTLLPMSAFLGTLIALGRMYRESEMHVLASSGMGPGGMLRPVAILAVVATVVVGTVALWLGPLSARTADQVIAAANKSVIAAGLDAGRFTELPGKGGIIFVESLSRDGTVLGKTFLASDHTDGAGKVQVRVVNAKSGRMYQESDGQNRFLALYDGWQFEIPLGGDNWRRMKYDRNDASLSSITDDDSDSDPAHEATTADLFKAHDAESLGELVSRFAAPVSTLVLMMMVLPMSRQAPRDARYGRLLVAVLAYFLYVIWQLIARAQIIKEHLHTSIPIWVLHVIVFLVAAWFFRRQNSPRRVVAKGAAA from the coding sequence ATGCTCAGCATCCTAGACCGCTATTTCCTGCGTGAACTCGCTTACGGCATCGTGGCCACGGCCGTGGTGCTGCTGGTGATCTTCGCCGGCGGCGCCTTCGCGACCGTGCTGCAGAAGGTCGCCAACGGCAGCATCCAGCCCAGCGTGATGTTCGAGGTGCTCGGCCTGCAGATGGTCGACCTCCTCTCCACCCTGCTGCCCATGTCGGCCTTCCTGGGCACCCTCATCGCCCTGGGCCGCATGTACCGCGAGAGCGAGATGCACGTGCTGGCCTCCTCGGGCATGGGTCCGGGCGGCATGCTTCGTCCGGTGGCGATACTGGCCGTGGTCGCCACGGTCGTGGTGGGCACGGTGGCCCTGTGGCTCGGCCCCCTCTCCGCGCGCACGGCCGACCAGGTCATCGCGGCCGCCAACAAGTCGGTGATCGCCGCCGGCCTCGATGCCGGACGCTTCACGGAACTGCCCGGCAAGGGCGGCATCATCTTCGTCGAGAGCCTCAGCCGCGACGGCACGGTGCTGGGCAAGACCTTCCTCGCCTCCGACCATACCGACGGCGCGGGCAAGGTGCAGGTGCGCGTGGTCAACGCGAAGAGTGGCCGCATGTACCAGGAAAGCGACGGCCAGAACCGCTTCCTCGCCCTCTACGACGGCTGGCAGTTCGAGATTCCCCTGGGCGGCGACAACTGGCGCCGCATGAAATACGATCGCAACGACGCCTCCCTGTCCAGCATCACCGACGACGACAGCGACAGCGATCCGGCCCACGAAGCCACCACCGCCGACCTCTTCAAGGCGCACGACGCCGAATCGCTGGGCGAGCTGGTATCGCGCTTCGCCGCGCCGGTCAGCACGCTGGTTTTGATGATGATGGTGCTGCCGATGTCCCGGCAGGCCCCGCGCGACGCCCGCTACGGCCGCCTGCTTGTCGCCGTGCTGGCCTACTTCCTCTACGTGATCTGGCAGCTCATCGCGCGCGCGCAGATCATCAAGGAACACCTGCATACGTCCATCCCCATCTGGGTGCTGCACGTCATCGTCTTCCTGGTGGCCGCCTGGTTCTTCCGGCGCCAGAATTCGCCGCGGCGCGTCGTCGCCAAGGGAGCCGCCGCGTGA
- a CDS encoding GTP-binding protein produces the protein MAGWRERLQGLTGRFRRAAPSAPVDGARGGAVAASLRGLLDDPSIPADVRAAMAEDFRRVEHMLDRLENEELHVAVFGRVSAGKSALGNALLGREAFEVGVLHGTTTGADVARLDEATNAGLVLIDTPGINELGGEDREKLAFEVAEVSDLIVFVADGDLTREERDAMRTLAATRRPLLLALNKADRYADDEREGLLERLREHADGLVRHEDVIAVAARPTPRDVVEVDARGGERRISEPRPADVTALKSRLVAIAEREGKALSAINAGLFAGRLTDQVSARIASTRREVASRTIRQYCIAKAVAVALNPVPVADLLLAGGLDAAMVVQLSRVYGLPLTRGESGRLVAVISTQLAALMGAVWGMQLASSALKGLSGGLSVVVTAAAQGALGWYATVLIGRAAEHYLVAGKSWGEQGAKRAVADIVASLDRDSILREAREEILRRLKK, from the coding sequence ATGGCGGGCTGGCGCGAACGCCTGCAAGGCCTCACCGGCCGTTTTCGCCGTGCCGCGCCGTCCGCCCCGGTGGACGGCGCGCGTGGCGGAGCGGTCGCCGCCAGCCTGCGCGGCCTGCTCGACGATCCGTCCATCCCCGCCGACGTACGCGCGGCGATGGCCGAGGATTTCCGTCGCGTCGAGCACATGCTCGACCGGCTGGAAAACGAAGAACTCCACGTGGCCGTCTTCGGCCGCGTTTCCGCGGGCAAATCGGCGCTGGGCAATGCGCTGCTGGGCCGCGAGGCGTTCGAGGTGGGCGTGCTCCACGGCACCACCACGGGCGCCGACGTGGCTCGCCTCGACGAAGCCACCAACGCGGGCCTCGTGCTCATCGACACGCCGGGCATCAATGAACTGGGCGGCGAAGACCGCGAAAAGCTCGCCTTCGAAGTGGCCGAGGTGAGCGACCTCATCGTCTTCGTCGCCGACGGCGACCTCACCCGCGAAGAACGCGACGCGATGCGCACGCTGGCCGCCACGCGTCGGCCCCTGCTGCTCGCGCTCAACAAGGCCGACCGGTATGCCGACGACGAACGCGAGGGATTGCTCGAACGATTGCGTGAGCACGCCGATGGCCTCGTGCGCCACGAAGACGTGATCGCCGTGGCCGCGCGTCCCACGCCGCGCGATGTCGTCGAGGTGGATGCGCGTGGCGGAGAGCGGCGGATCAGCGAGCCTCGCCCGGCGGACGTGACGGCGCTCAAGTCACGCCTCGTCGCCATCGCCGAGCGTGAAGGCAAGGCGCTTTCCGCCATCAACGCGGGCCTGTTCGCCGGACGGCTGACCGACCAGGTAAGCGCGCGCATCGCGTCCACGCGACGCGAGGTGGCCTCGCGCACGATTCGCCAATACTGCATCGCCAAGGCCGTGGCCGTGGCGCTCAATCCCGTGCCGGTGGCCGACCTGCTGCTGGCCGGCGGCCTCGACGCCGCGATGGTGGTGCAACTGAGCCGCGTCTACGGCCTGCCGCTCACCCGCGGCGAATCGGGCCGCCTCGTCGCCGTCATCAGCACGCAGCTCGCCGCGCTGATGGGCGCGGTGTGGGGCATGCAACTGGCGTCGTCGGCGCTGAAAGGCTTGAGCGGCGGGTTGTCCGTGGTGGTCACCGCCGCGGCGCAGGGTGCGCTGGGCTGGTACGCCACGGTGCTCATCGGCCGCGCGGCGGAGCATTACCTGGTGGCGGGCAAGTCGTGGGGCGAGCAAGGGGCGAAGCGGGCGGTGGCCGATATCGTGGCGAGCCTGGATCGGGATTCGATCTTGCGGGAGGCGCGGGAGGAGATCCTGCGGCGTTTAAAGAAATAA
- a CDS encoding cytochrome b, with amino-acid sequence MPLRSEPGRWSTVAKTFHWVMALLIVGNGIFAFWMSDLKPSMQKINMFALHKSIGLTVLALFFLRLLWRLADRRPAEDPAPRWQRIAAHVVHGLLYVLIVSLPLSGWIFNSAHGFPLQYFKLFNLPALIDRNPDIDDLLLEVHEYLFWFLVLVLVAHVGGALKHHVIDRDDTLRRMLPFGRAKRNIPPSPGDTP; translated from the coding sequence ATGCCCCTACGCAGTGAACCCGGCCGATGGAGCACCGTCGCCAAGACCTTCCACTGGGTGATGGCGCTCCTCATCGTCGGCAACGGCATCTTCGCGTTCTGGATGTCCGACCTGAAACCGTCGATGCAGAAGATCAACATGTTCGCGCTGCACAAGTCGATCGGATTGACGGTGCTCGCGCTCTTTTTCCTGCGCCTTCTGTGGCGCCTCGCGGATCGCCGTCCGGCGGAGGATCCCGCGCCACGGTGGCAGCGGATCGCCGCGCACGTCGTGCATGGCCTGCTCTACGTGCTGATCGTGTCGTTGCCGTTGTCGGGCTGGATCTTCAACTCGGCGCACGGTTTTCCGTTGCAGTACTTCAAGCTGTTCAACCTGCCCGCGTTGATCGACAGGAATCCCGACATCGACGACCTCCTGCTCGAGGTGCACGAGTACCTGTTCTGGTTCCTCGTGCTGGTGCTCGTCGCCCACGTCGGCGGCGCGCTCAAGCACCATGTCATCGACCGCGACGATACGCTCCGGCGTATGCTGCCCTTCGGCCGCGCCAAGCGGAACATCCCCCCTTCCCCCGGAGACACGCCATGA
- a CDS encoding hybrid sensor histidine kinase/response regulator: MHHLFVARWTLAFAAALSATAVGSEAPLPPVPTPQFRSYGQLEGLPSSNVQAVAQDSRGFLWVATPVGLTRFDGVEFGTPGVGADGRHPLALSGITTMTVDREDRIWIGGGDIGVARYDVAAGTFVQWRDGLSDDDVKAIAHTRDGAVWVGTSEGLDRLLPDGKVEHVVDTEGGRIPSAVHALHATDDGRLWVGGDHGVGIIDAQGRVERMPFVGDVPRVRHIAGRPNELIVSTDRGVYLPGADGRLHRDVRLPAVLTYATLSDSHGNLWVATIDGLELLDRHGRLHRIRGAWIASRGIPGRNVRSMIEDDEHGLWFGLADGGLAYLGPGWDDFSRFTHVATDADSLPARAITAVAAKGDAALWVGGYRGWIRAFDPATGKASDGFDIGPARVQSLFESEAGLLVGTVDGLSIAARRSVRPLARDRIHRPVTAMVGDGKGAVYVAALGQGLFRVDPRRRVVEGIPFESATRGTADTRQMDIVDGELWQASLVGLARLDASTGTMRPVDGVAAGRINAFEPGDEGFWVVRPDMLEHYVWDGRHAQRDLSFGGADGFPTSDILNIRRDIAGRLWLYGQTGVWRFDPGMTSFRRFGLADGLANGEFTNAITVQLPDGTMYGATVGGIVGFRPDRQRDHAHRPSVVVLGASVLREGRRESIPVDDGELRIGWNDREFEIRARALSYVDPDESRLRVTVDHDGERSHGMTGKAGEYRFAALGAGVYRVLVSGFPREFGATASAPPLVLRVDAPPWMRWWAWLLYAAVAAVIAWAVVRGTRRRVRQAMRLKLAEQRRQLAERANSAKTEFMATLGHEIRTPMTGVLGMAELMAQTPLDEVQRGYVEAVRRSGATLLRLINDALDISRIESRQLVLESEAVPVRALADEVVALASGNAHAKQLTLSAAVDADVPEAVLGDTVRLRQILQNLVNNAVKFTERGGVSLHVAWTDASLVATVKDTGPGMSKELLSRLFSRFSQGGSPQRSEGSGLGLAICHELCALMGGSVTVDSEPGRGSTFTVRLPLRPCAVDAAAPTPTDVEGTRARRLLVVEDDPMIAEVMDGLLRQRGHDVSLVGDGLSAMTELSRGSFDALLLDLDLPVVSGFQVARMVRRMDHLEGMPIVAVTARSAGDETSAIREAGMDALVRKPMTGADLDAVLEAVSR; the protein is encoded by the coding sequence ATGCATCACTTGTTCGTGGCGAGATGGACCCTCGCGTTCGCCGCCGCCCTTTCCGCGACGGCGGTCGGGTCGGAGGCGCCCCTCCCGCCGGTTCCCACGCCGCAGTTCCGCAGCTACGGCCAGCTCGAGGGACTGCCCAGCAGCAACGTGCAGGCGGTGGCGCAGGATTCCCGGGGCTTCCTCTGGGTCGCCACGCCGGTCGGGCTGACGCGTTTCGACGGCGTCGAATTCGGCACGCCGGGCGTGGGCGCGGACGGGCGCCATCCGCTGGCCCTGAGCGGCATCACCACGATGACCGTCGACCGCGAAGATCGCATCTGGATCGGGGGAGGCGACATCGGCGTCGCGCGCTACGACGTCGCCGCCGGCACGTTCGTGCAATGGCGCGACGGCCTGTCCGACGACGACGTGAAGGCGATCGCGCATACGCGCGACGGCGCGGTATGGGTCGGCACGTCCGAAGGGCTGGACCGCCTGCTTCCCGACGGCAAGGTCGAGCACGTGGTCGACACCGAAGGTGGGCGCATTCCCTCGGCCGTGCATGCGTTGCACGCGACGGACGACGGCCGTCTGTGGGTGGGCGGCGACCATGGCGTGGGCATCATCGACGCGCAGGGGCGCGTCGAACGCATGCCCTTCGTCGGCGACGTGCCTCGCGTGCGGCATATCGCCGGGAGGCCGAACGAGCTGATCGTTTCCACTGATCGCGGCGTTTACCTGCCGGGTGCCGACGGTCGCCTGCATCGCGACGTGCGCCTTCCCGCGGTACTCACGTACGCGACGCTGAGCGACAGTCACGGCAACCTGTGGGTCGCGACCATCGACGGACTCGAACTGCTCGACCGCCATGGCCGCCTGCATCGCATCCGTGGCGCGTGGATCGCATCCCGTGGCATCCCGGGACGCAACGTGCGCAGCATGATCGAAGACGACGAGCACGGATTGTGGTTCGGCCTCGCCGATGGCGGCCTCGCCTACCTGGGCCCCGGGTGGGACGATTTCAGCCGTTTCACCCACGTCGCCACCGATGCCGACAGCCTGCCCGCGCGCGCGATCACCGCCGTGGCGGCCAAGGGCGACGCGGCGCTCTGGGTGGGCGGTTACCGAGGCTGGATTCGCGCGTTCGACCCCGCCACGGGCAAGGCCTCCGACGGATTCGACATCGGGCCCGCCCGCGTGCAGTCGCTGTTCGAATCCGAAGCCGGCCTGCTCGTCGGCACGGTGGACGGCCTCTCGATCGCGGCGCGTCGCTCGGTGCGGCCGCTGGCGCGCGATCGCATCCACCGGCCGGTCACGGCGATGGTGGGCGACGGAAAGGGCGCGGTCTACGTGGCCGCCCTCGGACAGGGCCTGTTCCGGGTGGATCCGCGTCGCCGCGTCGTCGAAGGCATTCCCTTCGAGTCCGCCACGCGGGGTACGGCGGATACCCGCCAGATGGACATCGTCGACGGCGAGCTGTGGCAGGCGAGCCTCGTCGGCCTTGCGCGGCTGGACGCCTCGACGGGCACCATGCGTCCGGTCGACGGCGTGGCCGCTGGGAGAATCAACGCGTTCGAACCCGGCGACGAGGGTTTCTGGGTGGTCAGGCCCGACATGCTCGAACACTACGTTTGGGACGGCCGCCATGCCCAGCGGGATCTCAGCTTCGGCGGTGCCGACGGCTTCCCGACCAGCGACATCCTCAACATCCGTCGCGACATCGCCGGTCGCCTCTGGTTGTATGGCCAGACCGGCGTCTGGCGTTTCGATCCGGGCATGACGTCGTTCCGCCGCTTCGGGCTGGCCGACGGCCTGGCGAACGGCGAATTCACCAATGCCATCACCGTGCAGCTTCCCGACGGCACCATGTACGGCGCAACGGTGGGAGGGATCGTGGGTTTTCGTCCCGACCGCCAGCGCGACCACGCCCATCGGCCCTCCGTCGTGGTGCTGGGCGCCAGCGTGCTGCGCGAGGGGCGACGCGAGTCCATACCGGTCGACGACGGCGAGTTGCGCATCGGCTGGAACGATCGCGAGTTCGAAATCCGGGCACGCGCGCTCTCGTATGTCGACCCGGACGAGAGCCGGCTGCGCGTCACCGTCGATCACGACGGTGAACGTTCCCACGGCATGACCGGAAAGGCGGGCGAGTACCGTTTCGCCGCGCTCGGCGCCGGCGTCTATCGCGTGCTGGTATCGGGCTTTCCGCGCGAATTCGGCGCCACGGCGTCGGCGCCGCCACTCGTCCTGCGGGTCGACGCCCCGCCGTGGATGCGCTGGTGGGCATGGCTGCTCTACGCCGCCGTGGCGGCCGTCATCGCATGGGCGGTCGTGCGCGGTACGCGCCGGCGGGTAAGGCAGGCGATGCGCCTGAAGCTGGCCGAACAGCGGCGCCAGCTCGCCGAACGGGCCAACTCGGCAAAAACCGAATTCATGGCGACGCTGGGGCACGAGATCCGCACGCCGATGACCGGCGTGCTCGGCATGGCCGAACTGATGGCGCAGACACCGCTCGACGAGGTGCAGCGTGGCTACGTGGAAGCCGTTCGCCGCTCGGGTGCGACCCTGCTTCGCCTCATCAACGATGCGCTGGATATCAGCCGCATCGAATCCCGCCAGCTCGTGCTGGAAAGCGAGGCCGTGCCGGTGAGGGCACTGGCCGACGAAGTGGTGGCGCTCGCGTCGGGCAACGCACATGCCAAGCAGCTCACGCTATCCGCCGCCGTGGATGCCGACGTGCCCGAGGCCGTGCTCGGCGACACCGTGCGCTTGCGGCAGATCCTGCAGAACCTGGTGAACAACGCGGTGAAGTTCACCGAGCGCGGCGGCGTGTCGTTGCACGTCGCCTGGACCGACGCCAGCCTCGTCGCCACGGTGAAGGACACCGGGCCCGGCATGTCGAAAGAGCTTCTCTCGCGGCTTTTCTCGCGTTTCTCGCAGGGCGGTTCGCCCCAGCGCTCGGAAGGCTCCGGGTTGGGTCTCGCGATCTGTCACGAGCTTTGCGCGCTGATGGGAGGCAGCGTCACCGTGGACAGCGAGCCGGGACGCGGCAGCACGTTCACCGTACGCCTGCCGTTGCGGCCCTGCGCGGTCGACGCGGCGGCGCCGACGCCGACCGATGTCGAAGGCACGCGCGCACGACGCCTCCTGGTGGTGGAAGACGACCCGATGATCGCCGAGGTCATGGATGGCCTGCTCCGACAGCGCGGACACGACGTGAGCCTCGTGGGCGATGGCCTCAGCGCGATGACGGAGCTGTCCCGGGGTTCGTTCGATGCGTTGCTCCTCGATCTCGACCTTCCGGTGGTGAGCGGGTTCCAGGTGGCCAGGATGGTCCGTCGCATGGATCACCTCGAGGGCATGCCCATCGTGGCCGTCACGGCACGTTCCGCGGGCGACGAGACCTCGGCCATCCGCGAGGCGGGAATGGACGCGCTGGTGCGCAAGCCGATGACGGGGGCGGACCTGGATGCGGTGCTGGAGGCGGTGTCACGGTGA